Proteins encoded within one genomic window of Amycolatopsis sp. 2-15:
- a CDS encoding TetR/AcrR family transcriptional regulator codes for MSTGSVSPRRADTRRNHERILAVAAQTLACSGEVSFNAIAKQAEVGVGTVYRHFPTAADLILAVYEREVCQLVEVVPALLEQRSPEQAFRVWAREHLAHYLITKRGLATALRAASSSAQLPAHAYKSLVDALGTLLNANIAAGTIRSDTSVDTVMRAMAGLLLLRPDEDWKAATENLVDFVWRGMRAD; via the coding sequence ATGTCGACGGGATCGGTCAGCCCGCGACGCGCGGACACCCGGCGCAACCACGAGCGCATCCTCGCCGTCGCGGCTCAGACGCTCGCGTGCTCGGGTGAGGTCTCGTTCAACGCCATCGCGAAGCAGGCCGAAGTCGGCGTCGGCACCGTGTACCGCCACTTCCCGACCGCGGCCGACCTCATCCTCGCCGTGTACGAGCGGGAGGTGTGCCAGCTCGTCGAAGTCGTGCCGGCGCTGCTGGAGCAGCGCTCGCCGGAGCAGGCATTCCGGGTGTGGGCGAGGGAGCACCTCGCCCACTACCTGATCACCAAACGCGGCCTCGCCACGGCTCTGCGCGCGGCCTCGAGCAGCGCCCAACTGCCGGCCCACGCGTACAAATCCCTGGTCGACGCCCTCGGCACCCTGCTGAACGCCAACATAGCCGCCGGCACCATCCGCTCGGACACGTCGGTGGACACGGTAATGCGCGCCATGGCGGGCTTGCTGCTGCTCAGGCCGGACGAGGACTGGAAGGCGGCTACGGAAAACCTGGTGGACTTCGTGTGGCGCGGCATGCGAGCCGACTGA